From Erythrobacter sp. YJ-T3-07:
TCGAGGATTTCGGCGCGCTTGAGGCGCTCGGCCTTCATCTGGCGGGCCATCGCTTCGGAGATGTCACGCGGCGGTCGGATATCCTTGATCTCGACCCGGGTGATCTTGATCCCCCACGGCGAGGTCGCATGGTCGACCACGCTGAGCAGACGGGCATTGATCTCGTCACGCTTCGACAGCGTCTCGTCCAGATCCATGCTGCCCATCACGGTGCGCAGGTTGGTGGTGGTCAGCGCCATGATCGCGGGATGCAGGCCGGAGACCTCGTAGGCCGCCTTGGGTGCGTCGAGCACCTGGAAGAACACCACCGCATCGACCCCGACCATCGCGTTATCCTTGGTGATGATCTCCTGCCCCGGGATATCGAGCACCTGTTCCATCATGTTGATGCGGTGGCCGACCCGGTCGATCAGCGGGAAGATGATCGTCAGGCCCGGATCGGCAGCCTTGGTGAACTTGCCGAACCGCTCGATCGTGTAGACATAGCCTTGCTTCACCATGGTAATGGCGGTCATCAGGAAGACGAGCAGCAGGAAAACCAGCAGCCCGAGAACGACAATTCCACCCATGCGATCCACTCCTGATTTTTGTAGGAGTCCAGCCTAGCGGGCAGGGGCAGGGAGGCCAAGCGAAACCGGGGTCATCCCGCCCCAGTCCCCTCCACCATCGGTGCGGCGCGCATGAGGCAGGGCTGCTGCACAAACAAAAAGGGGCCGCCTTGCGGCGACCCCTCCAGTTCCATCGGAAAGATGGCGTGTCTTACTGGCTGACCGGATCGTCGTCGCCGTCGGTCAGTGCAACACCGCCAACGATGGCGGCGGCAACTGCCACGATGATGAGCAGGTGGGTCGTGCCGGTCGAACCGCTAAGTTCGCTTTCTTCCGACACCGGAGCCGCAGTGCGGACGGTTTCGGCCTGAGCGGCGATCGAGCCGCCTGCGAAAGTGAGCGCCGCAGCGGCGGCAAGAGTCTTGGCAATACGCACGTATCTTCCCCTCGTAAGAAATGTCAGTCTGCGCTCATGCCCAAGCGGTCGCTCCAGCACAAGCCCCTCGCATTGTTCTAGCAGCCGATTTTGGCCGCTGTCGTATTCTTGCAACAGCGCGCTGGCTCACAGTGCCGCGGCGTAAAGCGTCATCAGATCGACGAAGGCTTTCTCTGCCGCAGGCTCGGCGTAGGCGGGGCTGTCGGGCACGGTCCAGCCGTGATCGCCGTCGTAGACTTCGATCTTGGCCGGGCGCCCTGCCTCTGCCGCCGCTTCACGCAGGATCGCCTTGTGATCGGGCGCCTCGGCATCGTCGTTCTTCGCGATCGCGACGAGGTAATGCGCTTGCGTATCGTCGAAGGTGCGATGCGGGCTCATCGGATCATCCTCGCGCACCAGCCCGCCACCATGGAAGCTGGCGACGCCCTTCACCCGTGCGGGTACTGCCGCCGCGGTCCAGAAAGTGAACGGCCCGCCCATGCAATAGCCCTGCGTGCCGATCCCGCGCGCGGTATCGACTTCCTTTTGCGCATCGAGCCAGCCGACCGCGGCCTTCGCATCGCTCATGATCGCCTGCGCGGTCAGCTTGTCGCGCCACGGCTTGACCTTCTGGAAGCCGCCAGTGCCCGCGAAGGTGGCGAAATCGGCGAACTGCTCGCCCGCGACGTCGCGGTAATAGGGATTGACCACCAGCACTGCGAATCCACGGCCGGCCAGCCGCCGCGCCATGGCGCGCTTCGCCTCGCGCAGGCCCGCGATATCGGGCCAGAACAGCACGCCGGGCGCCGGGCCGGAGGCAGGCGCGACGAAGAAGCCGTCCATCGTGCCTGCAGAGGTCTCGAACGATACCTGCCGCTCGGTCAGCGCCGACCGCGAAGCATCGCCGTCGGCGCCCCCCGCCATCGGTGCGCAGGCCCCGATCGCGGCCACTCCGCCGAGGATGCCGAACTGCCGCCGGTTAAGCCCTTCTCGTGCCCACTGGGCCAGCTTCGCCTCATCGCACATACGCGTGCCTCCCCTCAAATGAGCCGCGGCTCGGGCCCGCAGCGCGCCCGGTTATCGTGCTTGTCTACTGCTTTTCGAAAGCGGCGCTGATCGTGAGTTCAACCTCGTCGCTCACCAGCGGGAGCGCGTAGTCGATCCCGAAATCGGACCGCATGATCGTCGCGGTGCCTTCGAAGCCGATCGTTTCGACCTTGTTCATCGGGTTGGAGCCTGCGCCGGTAAAGCGGGCGTCGATGGTTACCGGCTTGGTCACGCCGTTGATGGTCAGATCGCCGGTAATGCTGGCACTGGTGCCATCCGCGCCTACGTCCACACTGGTCGAGACGAAGCGCGCAGCTTCCGGCTCGGCGCCGAAGAAATCGGGGTCGCCGCCATCCTTGGCGGGGCGCAGAAGGTGATCGCGCAGCCCTTCGCTGACCACGGTAACGCTGGTGATCGGGATGGTGACATCGACCTTGGCGGAGGACAGATCGGCAGGGTCGATCTGCAGCGTGCCATCAACGTCGCCGAACGTGCCGAAATAGCTGTTGAATCCGAAATGGTTGACCGTCCAGGCGACCAGCGTGTGCGCAGGATCGGTCACGTAGGTGCCGCCGCTGACCCGGCTGGCGTCCATCTGGCCCGGCACCTGCGGCGCGCCTTCCTGGAGGGCGAGAGCAGGAACGGTGGCCAGGCCGACGAGGGCGGCCACGGTGAGAGACTGGATCATGCGCATGGAAGAACCCTCCGGAAGGTGTGATGGCGAATGCGGGGCGGCTCTCGCGCAGATGCGCGGGTTTCGCGCGCGCGTGCCTCCGGGGATAAAGCGCGAGACCGCCGGTGGTTCCCGTCGTAGAGGGCCGGTTGCGTCCGCTCAGCGCCGGGTCAGCGCCTCCTCGCTTTCCGCCATCAGCGTGTCGATGATCTGCGCAACGGGCTCCTCTTCCTTGACCATGCCGACCGATTGCCCGGCCATCAGGCTGCCGTTTTCGACATCGCCGTCGATCACCGCGCGGCGCAGCGCGCCCGCCCAGTAGTGCTCGACCTGCAACTGCGCCTCGGCCATCGCGATCTCCTCGCGGTCGAGCAATTCGGCGATTTCTCGCTGCTTGGCAGTGAATTCCTCGGTGCCCTTGTTCTTGAGTGCGCGCACCGGGATCACCGGCAGCCGCGCATCGACCTGCACGCTGGCGACCGCTTCGCGGGCCGAGGCGCGGAAGAAGGCTTTCTTGAAGTTTTCGTGCGCGATGCTCTCGGTCGCGCAGGCAAAACGCGTACCCAGCTGCACGCCGCATGCGCCCATCTCGAGATAACCGGCAATCGCGCTGCCGCGCCCGATACCGCCGGCGACGAAGATCAGGTGATCCTGGCTGAGTTCGGGCAGCATTTCCTGCGCCAGCACGCTGGTCGAGACGGGGCCGATATGGCCGCCCGCCTCCATCCCTTCGATCACCAGCGCATCCGCGCCCGAACGGAGCAGCTTCTTCGCCAAGGCCAGCGTCGGCGCGAAGCAGATAACCTTGGCGGGGTTCTTGCCACCCTTGATCGCTTCGACGCTGCCCTTGGGCGGGATGCCACCCGCAAGCACGACGTGGGTGACGGCGTGCTTCTCGCATACCGCGATCAGATCGAACAGCTGCGGGTGCATGGTGATCAGGTTGACGCCGAAGGGCTTGTCGGTGCGCTTCTTCGTCTCGGCAATCTCGGTATCGAGCAGCTCGGGCGTCATCGCGCCGCATGCGATCACGCCGAAGCCACCCGCGTTGGAGATCGCGGAAACGAGGTTGCGTTCGGACACCCAGCTCATCGCGCCGCACAGGATCGCGTATTTGCTGCCGAGGAATTGGGTGCCGCGCGCCATCAGCGCGTCTGTCTTGGGAGTGTTGCTCATGCTGGCGCGGTTACGAGCGTCGAGCGCGGTGGGCAAGAACTACAACCAGCCAGCGTCTTTCAGCTCCGCGACACGAGCGCGCGAGACCGGCGCCTCCAGCCCGCCGGTCAGCACCAGCCGCAGGTTGCGCCCGTCGCGCTTCACATCCTCGACCGCATCGCGCGCGACCCACCAGCTACGATGGACC
This genomic window contains:
- a CDS encoding SPFH domain-containing protein yields the protein MGGIVVLGLLVFLLLVFLMTAITMVKQGYVYTIERFGKFTKAADPGLTIIFPLIDRVGHRINMMEQVLDIPGQEIITKDNAMVGVDAVVFFQVLDAPKAAYEVSGLHPAIMALTTTNLRTVMGSMDLDETLSKRDEINARLLSVVDHATSPWGIKITRVEIKDIRPPRDISEAMARQMKAERLKRAEILEAEGDRQSRILRAEGEKQSAILKAEGARESAFRDAEARERAAEAEAKATQMVSDAIASSGNQAINYFVAQEYTKAVGKFADSPNAKTILFPVEATQLIGSLGGIGELVREAISPAERAPTDNGVPIPQTRERGTAASRAGVPHTGRDGS
- a CDS encoding YceI family protein — its product is MIQSLTVAALVGLATVPALALQEGAPQVPGQMDASRVSGGTYVTDPAHTLVAWTVNHFGFNSYFGTFGDVDGTLQIDPADLSSAKVDVTIPITSVTVVSEGLRDHLLRPAKDGGDPDFFGAEPEAARFVSTSVDVGADGTSASITGDLTINGVTKPVTIDARFTGAGSNPMNKVETIGFEGTATIMRSDFGIDYALPLVSDEVELTISAAFEKQ
- a CDS encoding nitronate monooxygenase family protein, producing the protein MSNTPKTDALMARGTQFLGSKYAILCGAMSWVSERNLVSAISNAGGFGVIACGAMTPELLDTEIAETKKRTDKPFGVNLITMHPQLFDLIAVCEKHAVTHVVLAGGIPPKGSVEAIKGGKNPAKVICFAPTLALAKKLLRSGADALVIEGMEAGGHIGPVSTSVLAQEMLPELSQDHLIFVAGGIGRGSAIAGYLEMGACGVQLGTRFACATESIAHENFKKAFFRASAREAVASVQVDARLPVIPVRALKNKGTEEFTAKQREIAELLDREEIAMAEAQLQVEHYWAGALRRAVIDGDVENGSLMAGQSVGMVKEEEPVAQIIDTLMAESEEALTRR
- a CDS encoding dienelactone hydrolase family protein is translated as MCDEAKLAQWAREGLNRRQFGILGGVAAIGACAPMAGGADGDASRSALTERQVSFETSAGTMDGFFVAPASGPAPGVLFWPDIAGLREAKRAMARRLAGRGFAVLVVNPYYRDVAGEQFADFATFAGTGGFQKVKPWRDKLTAQAIMSDAKAAVGWLDAQKEVDTARGIGTQGYCMGGPFTFWTAAAVPARVKGVASFHGGGLVREDDPMSPHRTFDDTQAHYLVAIAKNDDAEAPDHKAILREAAAEAGRPAKIEVYDGDHGWTVPDSPAYAEPAAEKAFVDLMTLYAAAL